Below is a window of Pseudomonadota bacterium DNA.
ATCGGCCCGGGAGCCCCCGGCTCGCGCCTCTTCTTCGTCGGCAACGGCGCGGTCCGGTACGCGGACGCCGCGCGCGCCCTCGGCGAGCTGCCGCCCCTCGCCTTCCCGGCGCCGGATCCGTGCCGGATGGCGCTCCTGGGCCTCGAGCGGTTCGTCCGCGGGGGCCCGGACGACCTCGCGGCGCTCGAGCCCTCGTACCTGCGCGAGCCCGACGCGAGGCTCCCGATCACGACCTGATTGACGCCCCCGACGAGACAGGCGAATATTCGCCCCGTGACGGAGAACACGGAGCAGCTTCCCGCCAAGTTCGGGCCCTACTGGTTGATCGATCTCATCGGCAAGGGCGGGATGGCCGAGATCTTCCTCTCCAAGACGTTCACGGGGCTCGGCACCGAACGGCTGTGCGTCATCAAGCGCGTGCTGCCCCAGCTCAACGCCGACGTCGGCTTCTGCGAGATGCTCATCAAGGAGGCGAAGCTGTGCGCCCGCCTCTCGCACGCGAACGTCGTCCAGACGTACGAGCTCGGCCAGATCGACGGGCAGTACTACATCGCGATGGAGTACGTCGAGGGGGTCGATCTGAACCGCCTCCTCGGCCTGCTCGCGCGGATCCGGATCGCGCTGCCGCTGCAGTTCGCGCTGTACATCGTCGTCGAGGCGCTCCGCGGGCTCGACTACGCGCACAGGCTCGCCGACAGCTCCGACGCGCCTTTGAACATCATCCACCGCGACGTGTCGCCGACCAACGTCCTCATCTCGACCGAGGGCGAGGTCAAGCTCTGCGACTTCGGCATCGCGAAGGCGGCGTTCGACGACCGCGGCGTCGAGCACCGCCTCGACGAGTACCATCTCAAGGGCAAGGTCGCGTACATGGCGCCCGAGCACATCGCCGGCGGGACCATCGACCGCAGGGCGGATCTGTTCGCCGCCGGAATCCTCGTGTGGGAGCTGCTCCAGGGCCGCCGCCTGTACAAGACGAAGGACGAGGCCGAGACCCTGCGCCGGGCCACCGCCGCGGAGGTGCCGCCGCTCGAGGACCGCGGCTTCCCGGAGTTCGAGAGGCTCGCGTCGATCGTGCGGAAGGCGCTCGCGCGCGATCCCGCCGAGCGGTTCCAGACCGGCCACGAGTTCATCAGCGCGATAGAAGACTACATGCACGCCTCGGGCCAGATGATCTCGCAGCTCAGGTTCTCGGAGTTCCTGATGGAGAACTTCGGCGAGAGCCTGCTGCAGCAGCGGCGGGAGCGGGAGCGGCACCTCGGGGAGATGATGCGGATCCGCACCGCCGAGGAGTCGGAGGCGCGCTCGCGGGTGCGGAACGACATCACCGCCTCGCTGCTCATCGAGGAGGAGGAAGACGAAGAGCCCAAGCCGCGGCCGCAGGAGGCCGCGGAGCCTCCGCCGCCGCGCCCCGAGGCGCCCGCCGCCGCCCCGCCGCGATCGGGCGGTCACGCCGGCCTGTGGATCGCCGTCGCCGGCTTGGTCGCCGCGGCGGCAGCGACCGCGATCGCCCTGTGGCTCTTCGGCGTGTATTGATCACGCGAGATCGAAGTCCTTGCAGAACACGATCACCTCGGGCCGCAACGCGCCTTCGTAGCGCGCGAGGCGGTGCAGGTCGTTCGGGAAGCCGTGCAGGCAGGAGCCGTCGCGCTCGTCGAAGTGGGCGCAGTGCTCGCACGTGAACCTGAAGGAGTACGCCTCCTTCTGCGCCTCGAACCCTAAGCCGAAGCGGACCTCCATCACGCCCTCTCGAGCAGCACCGCCGCCTCGACGTGCGCGGTCTGCGGGAACATGTCGAACCCGACGCAGCGAGCGACGCGGTAGCCGCCCGCCGCGAGGTGGCCGAGATCGCGCCGCAGCGTGGCCGGATCGCACGACACGTAGATCACGGCGCGGTGATCCCCCAGCGCGATCCGCCGCGCTAGCTCCGCGTGCCCCGTCCTCGGCGGATCGAGCACCACGAGCTGCGCGCGCGCGC
It encodes the following:
- a CDS encoding serine/threonine protein kinase, with translation MTENTEQLPAKFGPYWLIDLIGKGGMAEIFLSKTFTGLGTERLCVIKRVLPQLNADVGFCEMLIKEAKLCARLSHANVVQTYELGQIDGQYYIAMEYVEGVDLNRLLGLLARIRIALPLQFALYIVVEALRGLDYAHRLADSSDAPLNIIHRDVSPTNVLISTEGEVKLCDFGIAKAAFDDRGVEHRLDEYHLKGKVAYMAPEHIAGGTIDRRADLFAAGILVWELLQGRRLYKTKDEAETLRRATAAEVPPLEDRGFPEFERLASIVRKALARDPAERFQTGHEFISAIEDYMHASGQMISQLRFSEFLMENFGESLLQQRRERERHLGEMMRIRTAEESEARSRVRNDITASLLIEEEEDEEPKPRPQEAAEPPPPRPEAPAAAPPRSGGHAGLWIAVAGLVAAAAATAIALWLFGVY